A genomic stretch from Erigeron canadensis isolate Cc75 chromosome 9, C_canadensis_v1, whole genome shotgun sequence includes:
- the LOC122583896 gene encoding secoisolariciresinol dehydrogenase-like has translation MTTPTRRLEGKVALITGAASGIGECTAKLFAEHGAKIVIADIQDQLGQAVCEAIGSSNSIYVHCDVTNEDHIKNAVDLAVSTYGKLDIMFCNAGIVDPNKQRIIDNEKVDFERVLSVSVTGVFLSMKHAARVMVPARSGSIISTASVSSKLGGAASHAYCCAKHAVAGLTKNLAVELGQFGIRVNCLSPYAMVTPLATNFVGLEGEMLENVMNSLANLKGVTLKTDDVAKAALFLVSDDAKYISGQNLFVDGGFSIVNPSFNMFQYPENL, from the exons ATGACAACCCCTACAAGAAG gctaGAAGGAAAGGTGGCTTTGATCACTGGAGCAGCAAGTGGAATCGGAGAATGTACTGCAAAACTATTTGCCGAACATGGTGCAAAAATCGTCATCGCAGACATCCAAGACCAACTTGGTCAAGCCGTTTGCGAGGCCATAGGCTCATCAAACTCGATCTATGTCCATTGTGACGTAACCAACGAGGACCATATCAAAAACGCGGTAGATCTTGCAGTTTCCACCTATGGTAAACTCGATATCATGTTTTGTAACGCCGGTATCGTAGATCCAAACAAGCAACGCATCATTGATAACGAAAAAGTAGATTTTGAACGCGTACTTAGTGTCAGTGTGACCGGCGTGTTTTTGAGCATGAAACACGCGGCTAGAGTCATGGTTCCTGCTCGGTCCGGGTCAATTATATCAACCGCTAGTGTTTCTTCAAAACTTGGTGGTGCGGCTTCACACGCTTATTGTTGTGCCAAACACGCTGTGGCCGGTTTAACAAAGAATTTGGCAGTAGAGCTTGGGCAATTTGGGATACGGGTCAATTGTTTGTCACCTTATGCAATGGTCACACCACTAGCCACAAATTTTGTTGGGCTAGAAGGGGAAATGCTAGAAAATGTGATGAACTCACTTGCCAACCTTAAAGGAGTGACACTTAAAACCGATGATGTGGCTAAGGCCGCCCTATTTTTGGTCAGTGATGATGCAAAATATATTAGTGGACAAAATTTATTTGTTGATGGCGGATTTAGCATTGTTAATCCATCATTCAACATGTTCCAATATCCCGAGAATCTTTAA
- the LOC122583053 gene encoding secoisolariciresinol dehydrogenase-like produces MTTTTKRLEGKVAIITGGASGIGECTAILFADHGAKIVIADIQDQLGQSVCEAIGPANSIYVRCDVTNEEDVKKVVDTAISTYGKLDIMFCNAGIVDPNKARIVDIEKTDFERVLNVNVTGVFLGMKHAARVMVPARSGSIISMASLASNIGGAASHAYTCSKHAVAGLTKNLAVELGQSGIRVNCLSPYAMVTPLASSFMGLEAEALVDLLSSRANLRGVTLTTYDVANGALFLASDEAKYISGQNMSIDGGLSIVNPSFDMFKYPRDL; encoded by the exons ATGACGACCACTACCAAGAG ACTAGAAGGAAAGGTAGCAATAATAACCGGTGGCGCAAGTGGAATTGGGGAGTGTACCGCGATTCTCTTTGCTGATCATGGAGCAAAAATAGTTATAGCCGACATCCAAGACCAACTTGGTCAGTCCGTTTGCGAGGCCATAGGCCCCGCAAACTCCATATACGTCCGTTGTGATGTAACCAACGAAGAGGATGTAAAAAAAGTTGTAGACACCGCAATCTCCACTTACGGGAAACTTGATATCATGTTTTGCAATGCAGGGATAGTAGATCCTAACAAGGCACGTATCGTCGATATTGAAAAAACAGACTTTGAGCGTGTGCTTAATGTCAATGTGACTGGCGTGTTTCTTGGCATGAAACACGCTGCTAGAGTTATGGTTCCAGCACGATCAGGCTCAATAATATCAATGGCTAGTCTTGCTTCAAATATTGGTGGTGCGGCTTCACATGCTTACACTTGTTCAAAGCATGCTGTAGCCGGCTTAACCAAGAACCTAGCAGTAGAGCTTGGGCAATCTGGGATTCGAGTCAATTGTTTGTCACCTTATGCAATGGTCACACCATTAGCCAGTAGTTTCATGGGGCTTGAAGCGGAAGCTCTTGTGGATTTACTGAGCTCACGCGCTAACCTTAGAGGTGTGACGCTCACTACGTATGATGTTGCCAATGGGGCTCTTTTTCTAGCTAGTGACGAGGCTAAGTACATTAGTGGACAGAATATGTCTATTGATGGTGGATTGAGCATCGTTAATCCATCATTCGACATGTTTAAGTATCCACGGGatctttaa
- the LOC122581941 gene encoding secoisolariciresinol dehydrogenase-like, translating to MATTTRRLEGKVAVITGAASGIGECTAKLFAEHGAKIVIADIQDQPGQAVCEAIGSSNSIYVHCDVTNEDDVKNAVDLAVSTYGKLDIMFCNAGIMGPGKERIMDNEKIDFERVLSVNITGVFLGMKHAARVMVPARAGTILSTSSISSGIGGVTPHAYTCAKHAVVGLTKNLAVELGQFGIRVNCMSPYGIATPQATGFLGLDVKAVENKMNTLANLKGVTCETDDVAKAALFLVSDEAKYISGQNLFIDGGFSIFNSSWNMFQHPQN from the exons ATGGCAACCACTACAAGAAG GTTAGAGGGAAAGGTAGCAGTAATAACAGGAGCAGCAAGTGGTATTGGGGAGTGTACAGCAAAACTCTTTGCTGAACATGGTGCAAAAATAGTCATCGCAGACATACAAGACCAACCTGGTCAAGCTGTTTGTGAGGCCATAGGCTCATCAAACTCGATATATGTCCATTGTGATGTAACCAACGAAGATGATGTAAAAAATGCGGTAGATCTTGCAGTTTCCACCTATGGTAAACTCGATATCATGTTTTGTAACGCAGGGATCATGGGTCCTGGCAAGGAACGAATCATGGACAATGAAAAGATAGACTTTGAACGAGTACTTAGTGTAAACATCACAGGCGTTTTTCTAGGCATGAAACATGCTGCTAGGGTTATGGTACCAGCACGAGCTGGCACGATATTATCAACATCTAGTATTTCTTCAGGTATTGGTGGTGTAACCCCACATGCTTACACTTGTGCAAAGCATGCGGTGGTTGGACTCACCAAGAATTTAGCAGTAGAGCTTGGGCAATTTGGCATTCGGGTAAATTGCATGTCACCTTATGGGATAGCCACACCCCAGGCCACAGGCTTCCTTGGGCTGGATGTTAAGGCTGTGGAAAATAAGATGAACACGCTAGCTAACCTTAAGGGCGTGACGTGTGAAACAGATGATGTTGCTAAAGCCGCCCTTTTCTTGGTAAGCGATGAGGCAAAGTACATTAGCGGGCAAAACTTATTTATTGATGGTGGATTCAGCATTTTTAATTCATCATGGAACATGTTCCAACACCCTCAAAATTAA
- the LOC122581933 gene encoding MTOR-associated protein MEAK7 isoform X2, which yields MGNAQSPEGANPRFTSAIRSFSEKELSDLKSLFESLAAQSQSEGHYISISVFKAYTGIKGPLADRLYDLVSQNRKDDKLTFQDLIIAKGTYEKGTRDEIDEFLYQLCDVDGDGNLVRSDLEAVISEILDNVLPVKKSEPSSVSDPKSISIFLDASKFTKDNEGSSEKSMSFEDFRNWCRLIPSARKFLVTLLKPTSDTQVPHLVYQDDIDSSMLLLKEEYAWHIGGALSHQELDEWKLMYHSAFNGLSFNTFLGNISNAEGPTVLIIKDKEGYIYGGYASQPWERHADFYGDMKTFLFQLYPTASIYRPTGANNNIQWCAVNFSSDSIPNGIGFGGRTSHFNLFISSNFDNGHTFTGPTFNNPCLSKNNHIYPEVIECWGVVPKGGQQEKQDGIKGTVLDRFKEDRNMLNLVGLANSSN from the exons ATGGGCAACGCTCAATCACCAGAGGGCGCCAATCCTCGTTTCACTTCCGCCATCAG ATCTTTTTCTGAGAAAGAACTCAGCGACCTCAAATCCTTATTCGAATCTCTCGCCGCTCAATCTCAATCCGAAGGTCATTACATCTCCATCTCCGTATTCAAG GCTTATACTGGAATCAAAGGACCTTTAGCTGATAGACTCTATGATTTAGTTTCACAAAACCGAAAAGACGACAAACTTACCTTCCAAGACCTTATTATTGCTAAA GGGACTTACGAAAAAGGAACTAGAGACGAGATTGATGAATTTCTGTATCAACTATGTGATGTTGATGGTGATGGCAATTTAGTGAG GTCTGACTTGGAAGCTGTTATAAGTGAAATACTTGATAATGTATTACCTGTAAAAAAATCTGAACCCTCATCGGTGTCTGACCCCAAGTCGATTAGCATATTCCTTGATGCTTCCAAATTTACAAAGGATAATGAAGGAAGTTCTGAAAAAAGTATGTCTTTTGAAGATTTCAGAAACTGGTGTCGCCTTATTCCATCTGCCAGAAAGTTTCTTGTAACCTTGTTGAAGCCAACGTCAG ATACTCAAGTTCCTCATTTGGTGTATCAAGATGACATCGATTCTAGTATGCTGCTATTGAAGGAGGAGTATGCTTGGCACATAGGAGGAGCTCTTTCACATCAAGAATTGGATGAATGGAAACTCATGTATCATAGTGCATTTAATGGACTAAGTTTCAACACGTTCTTGGGCAATATTTC AAATGCTGAAGGCCCAACCGTGTTGATTATAAAGGACAAGGAAGGCTACATATATGGAGGTTATGCTTCTCAGCCATGGGAGAGGCATGCTGACTTTTATGGGGACATGAAGACCTTCCTATTTCAGCTATATCCTACAGCATCTATATATCGACCTACAGGTGCTAACAACAACATACAATGG TGTGCAGTAAACTTCAGTTCAGATAGCATCCCTAATGGCATTGGTTTTGGTGGACGTACAAGTCACTTCAACCTATTCATATCATCAAACTTTGATAATGGTCATACATTCACCGGGCCCACCTTCAACAATCCTTGCTTGTCAAAAAACAACCACATATACCCTGAAGTGATAGAATGTTGGGGAGTTGTACCAAAGGGAGGTCAACAAGAAAAGCAAGACGGAATCAAAGGTACTGTGCTGGACAGATTTAAAGAAGACCGTAATATGCTGAATCTGGTTGGGTTAGCAAACTCAAGCAACTGA
- the LOC122581933 gene encoding MTOR-associated protein MEAK7 isoform X1 produces the protein MGNAQSPEGANPRFTSAIRSFSEKELSDLKSLFESLAAQSQSEGHYISISVFKAYTGIKGPLADRLYDLVSQNRKDDKLTFQDLIIAKGTYEKGTRDEIDEFLYQLCDVDGDGNLVSRSDLEAVISEILDNVLPVKKSEPSSVSDPKSISIFLDASKFTKDNEGSSEKSMSFEDFRNWCRLIPSARKFLVTLLKPTSDTQVPHLVYQDDIDSSMLLLKEEYAWHIGGALSHQELDEWKLMYHSAFNGLSFNTFLGNISNAEGPTVLIIKDKEGYIYGGYASQPWERHADFYGDMKTFLFQLYPTASIYRPTGANNNIQWCAVNFSSDSIPNGIGFGGRTSHFNLFISSNFDNGHTFTGPTFNNPCLSKNNHIYPEVIECWGVVPKGGQQEKQDGIKGTVLDRFKEDRNMLNLVGLANSSN, from the exons ATGGGCAACGCTCAATCACCAGAGGGCGCCAATCCTCGTTTCACTTCCGCCATCAG ATCTTTTTCTGAGAAAGAACTCAGCGACCTCAAATCCTTATTCGAATCTCTCGCCGCTCAATCTCAATCCGAAGGTCATTACATCTCCATCTCCGTATTCAAG GCTTATACTGGAATCAAAGGACCTTTAGCTGATAGACTCTATGATTTAGTTTCACAAAACCGAAAAGACGACAAACTTACCTTCCAAGACCTTATTATTGCTAAA GGGACTTACGAAAAAGGAACTAGAGACGAGATTGATGAATTTCTGTATCAACTATGTGATGTTGATGGTGATGGCAATTTAGTGAG CAGGTCTGACTTGGAAGCTGTTATAAGTGAAATACTTGATAATGTATTACCTGTAAAAAAATCTGAACCCTCATCGGTGTCTGACCCCAAGTCGATTAGCATATTCCTTGATGCTTCCAAATTTACAAAGGATAATGAAGGAAGTTCTGAAAAAAGTATGTCTTTTGAAGATTTCAGAAACTGGTGTCGCCTTATTCCATCTGCCAGAAAGTTTCTTGTAACCTTGTTGAAGCCAACGTCAG ATACTCAAGTTCCTCATTTGGTGTATCAAGATGACATCGATTCTAGTATGCTGCTATTGAAGGAGGAGTATGCTTGGCACATAGGAGGAGCTCTTTCACATCAAGAATTGGATGAATGGAAACTCATGTATCATAGTGCATTTAATGGACTAAGTTTCAACACGTTCTTGGGCAATATTTC AAATGCTGAAGGCCCAACCGTGTTGATTATAAAGGACAAGGAAGGCTACATATATGGAGGTTATGCTTCTCAGCCATGGGAGAGGCATGCTGACTTTTATGGGGACATGAAGACCTTCCTATTTCAGCTATATCCTACAGCATCTATATATCGACCTACAGGTGCTAACAACAACATACAATGG TGTGCAGTAAACTTCAGTTCAGATAGCATCCCTAATGGCATTGGTTTTGGTGGACGTACAAGTCACTTCAACCTATTCATATCATCAAACTTTGATAATGGTCATACATTCACCGGGCCCACCTTCAACAATCCTTGCTTGTCAAAAAACAACCACATATACCCTGAAGTGATAGAATGTTGGGGAGTTGTACCAAAGGGAGGTCAACAAGAAAAGCAAGACGGAATCAAAGGTACTGTGCTGGACAGATTTAAAGAAGACCGTAATATGCTGAATCTGGTTGGGTTAGCAAACTCAAGCAACTGA
- the LOC122582096 gene encoding uncharacterized protein LOC122582096, with amino-acid sequence MSRPILLVSLLLFLVFTSQFEWNQHIVNEVEARPVAISQKQQYLLDREESVKEKIILSQEKHIQKLKSLVQSLEEQLSACKGKDEFVNDTTGSLTEILNELNHHKIME; translated from the exons ATGTCGAGGCCGATTTTATTGGTTTCGTTGCTATTGTTTTTGGTTTTCACTTCTCAGTTTGAGTGGAACCAACACATTGTAAATGAGGTCGAAGCTAGGCCGGTTGcgatttcacaaaaacaacaGTATTTGTTAGATAGGGAAGAATCTGTTAAAGAGAAG ATTATCCTATCGCAAGAGAAGCATATTCAGAAACTAAAATCACTTGTGCAGAGTCTTGAGGAGCAGTTGTCAGCATGCAAGGGCAAAGATGAGTTTGTGAATGACACTACGGGATCTTTGACCGAGATACTAAATGAACTAAATCATCACAAAATCATGGAGTAA
- the LOC122583916 gene encoding protein GL2-INTERACTING REPRESSOR 1-like, translating into MSRRNGGGGPKLDLKLNLSPPTRRRPIMIESPNESATVSPTNSCLSSELVHDETGLHYSTSPEATSMMLVGCPRCLMYIMLSEEYPKCPKCKSTVLLDVVQNNVKKTKNS; encoded by the coding sequence ATGAGTCGAAGAAACGGTGGTGGAGGTCCCAAGCTTGACTTGAAGCTAAATCTTTCTCCACCAACACGTCGTAGACCAATAATGATTGAATCGCCAAACGAATCAGCCACGGTTTCTCCTACGAACTCTTGTTTGTCGTCGGAGCTTGTTCATGATGAGACAGGCCTCCACTACTCAACAAGCCCAGAAGCGACGTCTATGATGTTGGTCGGTTGTCCTCGATGCCTTATGTATATTATGCTTTCCGAGGAATACCCTAAGTGCCCTAAATGCAAGAGCACTGTTTTACTTGACGTTGTTCAAAACAAcgtcaagaaaacaaaaaatagttaa